In the genome of Nitrospiria bacterium, one region contains:
- the pilB gene encoding type IV-A pilus assembly ATPase PilB, with amino-acid sequence MVPERLGKVLTAARVISEEQLQKALLVQKKEGGHLGSILVKMSFIEEDKLLKLLSQHYGIPSIDLSKTPIDPAVTKLVPVEVVHKYHVIPVKRSGATLSLAMADPTNVFAVDDIKFMTGYEIEPMIASDTAVMTAIAKSYDVSSKQLQTVLKDMETLDDSNLSVIHEEEVDINQLKAEVEDAPVVKLANLILVEAIKKKVSDIHIEPYEKSFRVRYRLDGSLYEVMAPPKKLQAALTSRLKIMASLDIAERRLPQDGRIKMKFEDKEVDLRVSSLPCLFGEKIVMRLLDKSNLTLDMTKLGFEPNALEDFMKAISSPYGMVLVTGPTGSGKTTTLYSALNSINSIDVNIMTAEDPVEYNLMGINQVQMKDEIGLNFAAALRSFLRQDPDIIMVGEIRDYETAEIGVKAALTGHLVLSTLHTNDAPSTINRLLNMGIEPFLVASSVVLILAQRLVRRICKDCKEVDKIPVQTLVKGGMTEEEAKNAVCYKGKGCQTCSDTGYKGRVALYEVMPIGEEVRELVLQGASADEIKKRAIGAGMKTLRMSGLAKVREGSTTLEEIVDSTFAD; translated from the coding sequence TTGGTTCCTGAACGTTTAGGGAAAGTTCTCACGGCGGCTCGGGTTATTTCGGAAGAACAGCTCCAGAAAGCCCTCCTCGTCCAAAAAAAGGAGGGCGGCCACTTGGGAAGCATCCTCGTCAAGATGAGTTTTATAGAAGAGGATAAGCTTCTAAAGCTCCTCAGCCAACATTACGGCATTCCCTCCATTGATCTTTCCAAGACCCCGATCGATCCCGCGGTCACAAAACTGGTGCCGGTTGAGGTCGTTCATAAATACCACGTCATTCCGGTCAAACGCTCCGGTGCCACGCTCAGCCTGGCCATGGCGGATCCCACCAATGTTTTTGCGGTGGATGATATCAAATTCATGACCGGATACGAGATCGAACCCATGATCGCCTCGGATACGGCCGTGATGACGGCGATCGCCAAATCGTACGATGTCTCCTCCAAACAACTCCAGACGGTGCTCAAAGATATGGAGACGCTGGACGATTCGAACCTCTCCGTTATTCATGAAGAGGAAGTCGATATTAACCAGTTGAAAGCGGAGGTAGAGGATGCGCCGGTGGTGAAGCTGGCGAATCTGATCCTGGTTGAGGCGATTAAGAAAAAAGTGAGCGATATCCACATCGAGCCCTACGAAAAAAGTTTCCGGGTACGGTACCGTTTGGACGGATCCCTCTACGAGGTGATGGCCCCTCCGAAAAAATTACAAGCGGCCCTGACCTCCCGTTTGAAGATCATGGCCAGCCTGGACATTGCCGAACGTCGCCTACCTCAAGACGGGCGCATCAAAATGAAATTTGAAGATAAAGAGGTCGACCTTCGCGTTTCTTCTCTTCCGTGTTTGTTCGGCGAGAAGATCGTGATGCGGCTGTTGGACAAAAGTAATCTGACGTTGGATATGACCAAACTGGGTTTTGAACCCAATGCCTTAGAAGATTTTATGAAGGCGATCAGCAGTCCGTATGGAATGGTGTTGGTTACGGGTCCGACCGGAAGCGGTAAAACCACCACACTGTACTCCGCTTTGAACTCTATTAATTCCATCGATGTGAACATCATGACGGCCGAGGATCCGGTCGAATACAATCTGATGGGGATCAATCAGGTCCAAATGAAGGATGAGATCGGTCTTAATTTCGCGGCCGCACTCCGTTCTTTCCTCCGACAAGATCCGGACATCATCATGGTGGGCGAAATCCGGGATTATGAAACGGCCGAAATCGGGGTCAAGGCGGCCCTGACAGGACATTTGGTCTTGTCCACGTTGCACACCAATGATGCGCCCAGCACGATCAACCGCCTTCTTAATATGGGCATCGAGCCGTTCTTGGTGGCCTCCTCGGTGGTATTGATTTTGGCCCAGCGGTTGGTCCGACGAATCTGCAAGGACTGTAAAGAGGTAGATAAGATTCCAGTCCAAACACTGGTCAAAGGGGGTATGACGGAGGAGGAAGCTAAAAACGCGGTTTGTTATAAAGGCAAGGGATGTCAAACCTGCAGCGATACGGGCTACAAGGGCCGGGTCGCCTTGTATGAGGTGATGCCCATCGGGGAAGAGGTGCGTGAATTGGTTCTCCAAGGGGCCTCGGCGGATGAGATCAAAAAGCGAGCCATCGGCGCGGGAATGAAAACGTTGCGCATGAGCGGCTTGGCCAAGGTCCGTGAAGGATCGACCACACTGGAAGAGATCGTGGATTCGACCTTCGCGGATTGA
- a CDS encoding type IV pilus twitching motility protein PilT yields the protein MSNLYQLLQTMIEKGASDLHITTGSPPQIRVDGDLVPLNTPPLTPAETKQLVYSVLTDAQKHKFEEETELDFSFGLKGLSRFRANVFMQRGAVACAIRTIPFKILTFEELGLPPVVRELVKRPRGLILVTGPTGSGKSTTLATMIDTINSERHEHIVTIEDPIEFLHPHKKCLVNQREVNSDTKSFKTALKYILRQDPDVVLVGEMRDLETIEAALTIAETGHLTLATLHTNSCAQTINRIIDVFPPFQQPQVRAQLSFVLEGVMSQQLMAKASGQGRVLALEIMVPTPAIRNLIREDKVHQIYSTMQTGQSKHGMQTMNQSLSELYQRRLITYDDAVTRSSNVEELINMIGRSGMATQAGKEQRVAR from the coding sequence ATGTCCAATCTGTATCAATTGCTCCAGACCATGATCGAAAAGGGTGCTTCCGATCTCCATATAACCACAGGAAGTCCGCCGCAGATTCGGGTCGATGGCGATCTGGTTCCGTTAAACACGCCCCCATTGACGCCTGCCGAGACAAAACAACTCGTTTACAGTGTGCTAACCGACGCCCAAAAACACAAATTTGAAGAGGAAACGGAACTCGACTTTTCCTTCGGGTTGAAAGGGTTGAGCCGGTTTCGCGCGAATGTCTTCATGCAGCGCGGGGCCGTGGCCTGCGCGATCCGGACCATTCCGTTCAAGATATTGACCTTCGAAGAACTGGGCCTCCCTCCCGTCGTGCGGGAGCTGGTGAAGCGTCCACGCGGGCTGATCCTAGTGACCGGTCCGACGGGTAGCGGCAAATCGACCACACTGGCCACAATGATCGACACGATCAACAGCGAACGGCATGAGCATATCGTGACGATCGAGGATCCGATCGAGTTCCTTCATCCGCATAAGAAATGCCTGGTCAACCAACGGGAGGTCAACTCGGACACCAAATCCTTCAAAACCGCTCTCAAATATATTCTCCGGCAGGATCCCGATGTGGTTCTGGTGGGGGAGATGCGCGACCTGGAAACGATCGAGGCCGCATTGACGATCGCCGAGACCGGTCACCTCACCCTGGCCACGCTTCACACCAATTCCTGCGCCCAGACGATCAACCGGATCATTGATGTCTTTCCGCCGTTTCAACAGCCCCAGGTTCGGGCCCAGTTGTCGTTTGTTCTGGAAGGGGTCATGTCCCAGCAGCTCATGGCCAAGGCGAGCGGACAGGGGAGGGTCCTGGCATTGGAGATCATGGTTCCCACCCCTGCGATCCGCAACTTGATTCGGGAAGACAAGGTCCATCAAATCTATTCCACGATGCAAACCGGCCAGTCGAAGCATGGGATGCAGACGATGAATCAGTCGTTGTCCGAACTCTACCAAAGGCGCTTGATTACCTATGATGACGCCGTTACCCGGAGCAGCAACGTCGAAGAACTGATCAATATGATAGGGCGGAGCGGAATGGCCACGCAAGCGGGTAAGGAACAGCGGGTGGCTCGGTAA
- a CDS encoding type II secretion system F family protein, with protein sequence MATFAWTGKTRQGSQQKGEVVAKTREEVIGLLRKQNILVTSIQQKAGAFNLSFSLGGSVTDKDIVIFTRQFATMIDAGLPLVQCLEILSTQTENKFLSKVVGEVRQEVESGSTYADALRKHPKAFDDLYVNMVAAGEAGGILDTILNRLAKHIEKAAKLKKQIKSAMVYPLTIMGVAVVIVAILMIWVIPVFAKMFSDFGGALPAPTQIVITASNISKKYAPYLAVGAVLGWIGLKRFYKTQMGRKLMDSTALKTPVIGDLVRKAAVAKFTRTLGTLISSGVPILEGLNITAKTAGNKVIEEAIMTARQSISEGKTVSDPLGKTKVFPPMVVQMIAVGETTGALDAMLGKIADFYEEEVDAAVAALTSLLEPMLMVFLGAIIGFIVVAMYLPIFKMAGTI encoded by the coding sequence ATGGCAACGTTTGCTTGGACAGGGAAGACGAGACAAGGATCCCAGCAGAAGGGTGAGGTCGTCGCCAAGACCCGCGAGGAGGTGATCGGGCTTCTTCGAAAGCAAAACATCTTGGTGACCTCGATCCAGCAAAAGGCCGGCGCGTTTAATCTCAGTTTCAGTCTCGGCGGCTCCGTCACAGACAAGGACATTGTTATTTTTACGAGGCAGTTTGCCACGATGATCGACGCCGGTCTGCCGCTGGTCCAATGCCTTGAAATTCTTTCGACTCAAACTGAAAACAAGTTCCTATCCAAGGTGGTGGGTGAAGTTCGGCAGGAGGTCGAATCGGGTTCCACCTACGCCGATGCCTTGAGGAAGCATCCCAAGGCGTTTGACGATTTGTATGTGAACATGGTGGCGGCCGGTGAGGCCGGGGGTATTCTCGACACCATCCTAAACCGCCTGGCCAAGCATATCGAGAAGGCCGCAAAGTTGAAAAAGCAGATCAAATCGGCGATGGTCTATCCGCTCACGATCATGGGCGTGGCCGTCGTCATCGTGGCCATCTTGATGATCTGGGTTATTCCGGTCTTCGCCAAGATGTTTTCCGATTTTGGCGGGGCGCTTCCCGCACCAACCCAGATCGTCATCACCGCCAGCAACATATCGAAAAAATACGCACCGTATTTGGCCGTGGGGGCGGTGTTGGGCTGGATTGGATTGAAACGGTTCTATAAGACGCAGATGGGCCGAAAACTGATGGATAGTACGGCGTTAAAGACCCCAGTGATCGGTGATCTCGTCCGCAAAGCGGCCGTCGCCAAATTTACACGAACCCTGGGTACCTTGATCAGCAGCGGGGTTCCCATCCTGGAGGGACTGAATATCACGGCCAAAACGGCGGGCAACAAGGTCATCGAGGAAGCCATCATGACGGCCCGGCAGAGCATTAGCGAAGGTAAGACTGTTTCCGATCCGCTCGGTAAGACGAAGGTATTTCCCCCGATGGTGGTTCAGATGATTGCCGTGGGTGAAACCACGGGGGCCTTGGATGCAATGCTGGGGAAAATCGCCGACTTTTATGAAGAGGAAGTGGATGCGGCGGTCGCCGCATTAACGTCTCTCTTGGAGCCGATGTTGATGGTTTTCCTGGGTGCCATCATCGGGTTCATCGTGGTGGCCATGTACCTGCCGATTTTCAAAATGGCCGGGACCATCTAG
- a CDS encoding ATP-binding protein, whose translation MRTMELQWIQPEEIRAKLKWLMVLRVVIVTVLLGASIVLQVGYGHIGKTTTSFSYLIASTYCLTIVYGILLNRLKVLTLFAYVQIFIDLIYETLLVYLTGGIESPFSPFYMITSIAASVILGRKGGSLTASMASVLLGLLVDLQYFGFLPETAASTYSDRETLYFLFLNVVGFLTVAYLSGGLAEKLSLTRERLKEKAAGLAELKAFHEHVVQSMSTGLMTTGLSGEITSFNRAAEEIIGYRYGEVRDRPWWEIFGSPDLKELISAEKPLMEPYRFDRECHRKDGGALVLGMTVSPLKNENGQQIGGVWIFQDLTRIRKMELEIEHKKRLATIGEMAAGMAHEIRNPLASLSGSMQVLSRDLRLDDEESRRLMEIALRETERLNGIITAFLLYARPSPLNKKRWDINQLVRDTLSLLRQGNEYQENIDIQSSLAPGDLDAVVDADQIRQVFWNLSINACQAMPQGGRLLVTTRSVTMGPDKKSPETAWVEVTFSDDGHGIQKEHMDKIFYPFFTTKDRGSGLGLSIVHRVIETHQGRVHVESQPGEGTRFILLLPVGEPTTSVRIEKLRSR comes from the coding sequence ATGCGCACGATGGAGCTCCAATGGATCCAGCCTGAAGAAATACGGGCCAAGCTCAAGTGGCTCATGGTCCTGCGTGTCGTGATCGTTACGGTGCTGTTGGGTGCCTCGATCGTTCTACAGGTCGGGTACGGGCATATCGGGAAGACGACCACTTCGTTCTCCTATCTGATCGCATCGACATATTGTCTCACGATCGTTTACGGCATCCTACTTAATCGGCTGAAAGTTCTCACGCTGTTTGCCTATGTTCAGATCTTCATTGATCTGATCTATGAAACCCTTCTTGTCTATCTGACAGGCGGGATCGAAAGTCCCTTCTCACCGTTTTATATGATCACCTCGATTGCGGCGAGTGTGATCCTGGGCCGAAAAGGCGGAAGTCTCACCGCGTCCATGGCCAGCGTCCTCTTGGGTTTGCTCGTGGATCTCCAATATTTCGGGTTCTTGCCCGAAACGGCGGCCAGCACGTATTCCGATCGGGAAACGCTCTATTTTCTTTTTTTAAATGTCGTCGGCTTCCTGACCGTGGCTTATTTAAGCGGAGGACTGGCCGAAAAGCTGAGTCTTACACGGGAACGGCTGAAAGAAAAGGCGGCCGGACTGGCCGAATTGAAGGCCTTTCATGAGCACGTGGTACAAAGCATGAGCACCGGGCTGATGACGACCGGGCTGTCCGGAGAGATCACCTCTTTCAATCGTGCGGCGGAGGAAATAATAGGGTATCGGTACGGAGAGGTTAGAGATAGGCCATGGTGGGAGATTTTCGGCTCACCCGACCTGAAAGAGTTGATCAGCGCCGAAAAACCGCTCATGGAACCCTATCGATTTGACCGGGAGTGCCACCGTAAAGACGGAGGAGCCCTTGTGTTGGGGATGACGGTCTCCCCGCTCAAGAACGAAAATGGACAGCAGATCGGAGGCGTCTGGATATTTCAGGACTTGACCCGAATTCGAAAGATGGAGTTGGAGATCGAGCACAAAAAGAGACTGGCGACGATCGGAGAGATGGCCGCCGGAATGGCCCATGAAATCCGAAATCCTCTTGCGTCGTTGAGTGGGTCCATGCAGGTGCTGAGTCGGGATCTTCGTCTCGATGATGAGGAATCCCGTCGGCTGATGGAGATCGCTCTGCGGGAGACCGAACGGCTGAATGGCATCATCACGGCCTTTTTACTATACGCCCGGCCTTCGCCATTGAATAAAAAACGATGGGACATCAACCAGCTCGTTAGGGATACGTTGAGCCTGCTTCGACAAGGCAATGAGTACCAGGAAAACATTGATATTCAATCGAGCCTGGCTCCGGGGGATTTGGATGCCGTTGTGGATGCGGACCAGATCCGGCAAGTTTTTTGGAACCTGTCGATTAATGCGTGTCAGGCCATGCCGCAGGGGGGGCGGCTGCTTGTGACAACCCGTTCCGTGACCATGGGCCCCGATAAGAAGTCACCCGAAACAGCCTGGGTCGAAGTGACGTTTTCAGACGACGGCCACGGGATTCAGAAAGAGCATATGGACAAGATTTTCTATCCTTTTTTTACTACAAAGGATCGGGGTTCAGGCCTTGGTCTTTCGATCGTGCATCGCGTGATCGAGACCCATCAGGGTCGGGTTCATGTCGAGAGTCAACCGGGCGAAGGAACCCGTTTTATCCTCTTGCTGCCGGTCGGAGAACCGACAACATCTGTCCGAATTGAAAAATTAAGGAGCCGTTGA